The following coding sequences lie in one Micromonospora sp. R77 genomic window:
- a CDS encoding aldo/keto reductase, whose amino-acid sequence MQYRTLGRTGVQVSTLVLGAMNFGKIGNTTQEDAAAIVDAALEAGINLIDTADAYSGGQSEEMVGKAVAGRRDDVVLATKATLPMGDERNQRGGSRRWLVTALENSLRRLGVDHIDLYQMHRWDPTTSDEETLSALTDLQRAGKIRYFGSSTFPAYRIVQAQWAARDGRLSRYVTEQPNYSILQRGIETHVLPATQEYGMGVLAWSPLASGWLSGAIRAGQQINTNRSGFMQQRYDISIPANRAKLDAVEQLATVADEAGLSMIQLALGFVTAHPGVTSAIIGPRTTDHLHSQLAAADTVLSADVLDAIDAIVAPGVDLAAHEKNDTPPALLEPALRRR is encoded by the coding sequence ATGCAGTACCGCACCTTGGGTCGTACTGGTGTGCAGGTCAGCACCCTCGTACTCGGCGCGATGAACTTCGGCAAGATCGGCAACACCACCCAGGAGGACGCCGCTGCCATCGTCGACGCCGCGCTCGAGGCGGGGATCAACCTCATCGACACCGCCGACGCCTACAGCGGCGGCCAGTCTGAGGAGATGGTCGGCAAGGCCGTCGCCGGCCGCCGGGACGACGTCGTCCTGGCCACCAAGGCGACCCTGCCGATGGGCGACGAGCGCAACCAGCGGGGCGGCTCGCGCCGCTGGCTCGTCACCGCGCTGGAGAACAGCCTGCGCCGCCTCGGCGTCGACCACATCGACCTCTACCAGATGCACCGGTGGGATCCGACGACCAGCGACGAGGAGACGCTGTCGGCGCTGACGGACCTGCAGCGCGCGGGCAAGATCCGTTACTTCGGCTCCTCGACCTTCCCGGCCTACCGCATCGTGCAGGCGCAGTGGGCTGCCCGCGACGGACGCCTGAGCCGCTACGTGACCGAGCAGCCGAACTACTCGATCCTGCAGCGTGGCATCGAGACCCACGTGCTGCCCGCGACGCAGGAGTACGGCATGGGCGTGCTCGCCTGGAGCCCGCTGGCGTCGGGCTGGCTGTCCGGGGCGATCCGTGCCGGCCAGCAGATCAACACGAACCGCTCAGGCTTCATGCAGCAGCGCTACGACATCAGCATCCCCGCCAACCGGGCCAAGCTCGACGCCGTAGAGCAGCTCGCCACCGTCGCCGACGAGGCCGGCCTCAGCATGATTCAGCTCGCGCTCGGCTTCGTCACCGCACACCCAGGTGTGACCAGCGCGATCATCGGCCCCCGCACGACGGACCACCTCCACTCGCAGCTCGCCGCGGCGGACACGGTGCTCTCGGCCGACGTGCTGGACGCGATCGACGCGATCGTGGCTCCCGGCGTCGACCTCGCCGCCCACGAGAAGAACGACACCCCGCCCGCCCTGCTCGAGCCGGCGCTGCGTCGCCGCTGA
- a CDS encoding FAD-binding oxidoreductase: MGDMLTAGTEFDEARTLWNGAVTTRPSVVARCVDTADVQAGVRAAREKGLPLSVRGGGHDWAGRALADGGLTLDLSPMRQVSVDATTAVAIVAGGATSADVAVAAQRAGLVAVTGTAGSVGMAGLTLGGGYGPLSGRFGLAADNLLSADVVLADGTLVTADEEHDPELLWALRGGGGNFGVVTTMRIQLHAVPAILAGMIMFRFDVLPELEESLLRGPDELTVQAGFITAPTGDPALFAAPTWCGDPETGTRVLRQLTELGEPLAAQIGPTTMPDQLAQIDAMFPAGRHVEIGSRTVTGLDRTVQDVLVDAASAKTSPLSAISLHSLHGAAARIPEDSTAFRNRTPHLMVETIAVWEPGDPAADRHRAWVRGTDTLPGGYPNLLAPEDTERTAAAFGPNAGRLRAVKQRYDPDLVFDAPGRL; encoded by the coding sequence ATGGGTGACATGCTGACCGCCGGAACGGAATTCGACGAAGCGCGAACGCTCTGGAACGGCGCGGTGACCACCCGACCTTCCGTCGTCGCCCGATGCGTCGACACGGCCGACGTCCAGGCCGGGGTCCGGGCCGCCCGCGAGAAGGGTCTCCCGCTGTCGGTCCGCGGCGGTGGGCACGACTGGGCCGGCCGCGCGCTGGCCGACGGTGGCCTGACGCTCGATCTGAGCCCGATGCGACAGGTGAGCGTCGACGCGACCACCGCGGTCGCCATCGTGGCCGGCGGCGCCACCTCGGCCGACGTGGCGGTGGCCGCGCAGCGGGCCGGCCTGGTCGCGGTGACCGGGACGGCCGGTTCGGTAGGGATGGCCGGGTTGACGCTCGGCGGTGGTTACGGGCCGCTGAGCGGCCGGTTCGGCCTCGCCGCCGACAACCTGCTGTCGGCCGACGTGGTGCTCGCCGACGGCACGCTGGTCACCGCCGACGAGGAGCACGACCCCGAGTTGCTGTGGGCGCTGCGCGGTGGCGGGGGCAACTTCGGCGTGGTCACCACGATGCGGATCCAGCTGCATGCCGTGCCGGCGATCCTCGCCGGGATGATCATGTTCCGGTTCGACGTTCTGCCGGAGCTGGAGGAGTCGCTGCTGCGGGGCCCGGACGAGCTGACCGTGCAGGCCGGCTTCATCACCGCCCCGACCGGTGACCCGGCGCTCTTCGCCGCACCGACCTGGTGCGGCGACCCGGAGACGGGGACCCGGGTGCTGCGACAGCTGACCGAGCTCGGCGAACCGTTGGCGGCACAGATCGGCCCGACCACGATGCCGGATCAGCTCGCGCAGATCGACGCGATGTTCCCGGCCGGCCGGCACGTCGAGATCGGGTCGCGCACGGTCACCGGACTCGACCGTACGGTCCAGGACGTCCTGGTCGACGCCGCGAGCGCCAAGACCTCGCCGCTCTCCGCGATCTCGCTGCACAGCCTCCACGGGGCAGCCGCCCGGATCCCCGAGGACTCGACCGCGTTCCGCAACCGGACGCCGCACCTGATGGTCGAGACCATCGCGGTCTGGGAACCGGGGGACCCCGCCGCGGATCGGCACCGGGCCTGGGTGCGGGGAACCGACACGCTTCCGGGCGGCTATCCCAACCTGCTCGCTCCGGAGGACACCGAGCGCACCGCCGCCGCGTTCGGGCCGAACGCCGGGCGCCTGCGGGCCGTCAAGCAGCGGTACGACCCGGACCTGGTGTTCGACGCCCCGGGACGGCTCTGA
- a CDS encoding MerR family transcriptional regulator — protein MGWSTREIAQLAGTTLRAVRHYHDIGLLAEPHRRSNGYKQYGVAHLVRILRIRRLTELGFSLAQIATMPDTDDQPVEALRTLDAELAATIERLQRARLELAVILRQSTPAELPPGVVAPDVVSTMPPADRSFIVVLTRVLGADTMRAWADMLRKPVTDPVAERFDTLPADADEQTRAAVARDLVPYVRRLYAENPGVKITNAGTRYSAHYVEQAVGTALAELYNPAQLDVLRRTNRLLSEPHD, from the coding sequence ATGGGCTGGAGCACTCGGGAGATCGCCCAACTCGCCGGCACCACCCTGCGGGCGGTACGCCACTACCACGACATCGGCCTGTTGGCGGAGCCACACCGGCGTAGCAACGGCTACAAGCAGTACGGAGTGGCTCACCTCGTCCGGATCCTGCGCATCCGGCGCCTGACAGAGCTGGGGTTCTCGCTGGCCCAGATCGCCACCATGCCGGACACCGACGACCAGCCCGTGGAGGCCCTGCGCACCCTGGACGCCGAGCTCGCGGCCACCATCGAACGGCTGCAACGGGCCCGCCTCGAACTCGCCGTCATCCTGCGTCAGTCCACACCGGCGGAACTGCCACCCGGCGTCGTCGCACCCGATGTCGTGTCGACGATGCCGCCCGCCGACCGTTCGTTCATCGTCGTGCTGACCCGGGTGCTCGGCGCCGACACCATGCGGGCCTGGGCGGACATGCTGCGCAAGCCCGTCACCGACCCGGTCGCCGAGCGGTTCGACACGCTTCCCGCGGACGCCGACGAGCAGACCCGTGCCGCAGTGGCCCGGGACCTGGTTCCCTACGTACGCCGGCTGTACGCGGAGAACCCGGGAGTGAAGATCACGAACGCCGGCACCCGGTACAGCGCGCACTACGTCGAACAGGCAGTCGGCACGGCCTTGGCGGAGCTCTACAACCCCGCGCAGCTGGACGTCCTGCGGCGCACCAACCGACTGCTGTCCGAGCCGCACGACTGA
- a CDS encoding TetR/AcrR family transcriptional regulator, whose protein sequence is MAEIDGGSQRPVPRKRADARRNEKALLDAAAAAFVTSGVDVPVRDIAARAGVGVGTIYRHFPTRADLIVAVYRHQIEACAEAGPALLADSDTPHAALAQWIDLFVDFLVTKHGLAAALQSDDAAFQTLHAYFLDRLVPVCDQLLDAAVAADEIRPDMDAYALLRGVGNLCIGAGSDPRYDARHLVDLLVAGLRVR, encoded by the coding sequence GTGGCCGAGATCGACGGCGGCTCGCAGCGACCGGTCCCGCGCAAGCGGGCCGACGCCCGGCGCAACGAGAAGGCCCTGCTCGACGCCGCCGCCGCGGCGTTCGTCACCTCCGGCGTCGACGTGCCCGTGCGGGACATCGCCGCCAGGGCCGGCGTCGGCGTCGGCACCATCTACCGCCACTTCCCCACCCGGGCCGACCTCATCGTCGCCGTCTACCGCCACCAGATCGAGGCATGCGCCGAGGCGGGACCGGCCCTACTGGCCGACAGCGACACACCGCACGCCGCCCTGGCGCAGTGGATCGACCTGTTCGTCGACTTCCTGGTCACCAAGCACGGTCTCGCCGCGGCGCTACAGTCCGACGACGCCGCCTTCCAGACCCTGCACGCCTACTTCCTCGACCGGCTCGTCCCGGTCTGCGACCAGCTCCTCGACGCCGCCGTCGCCGCCGACGAGATCCGCCCCGACATGGACGCCTACGCACTGCTGCGCGGCGTCGGCAACCTCTGCATCGGCGCGGGCAGCGATCCCCGTTACGACGCACGCCACCTGGTCGACCTCCTCGTCGCCGGGCTTCGCGTCCGCTAG
- a CDS encoding TetR/AcrR family transcriptional regulator codes for MTEAPKSRRAEYAAATRAAIIDAARLLFARNGYFATKIEDIAAEARVAPATVYAVTGGKQGLIRTLVDLWSQAPIVAQTLSRHETITDPDEILRDTAATVRAMRETYGDIMRLMLTTAPHHAEVAEGLRVATKRYRDAIEVVAVRLHEVGGLRPGMDVAEATDILWFYFGYSGYFTLLDDNGWTYEQSERWLVAQATAALR; via the coding sequence ATGACAGAAGCACCGAAAAGCCGCCGGGCCGAGTACGCCGCGGCCACCCGGGCTGCCATCATCGACGCGGCGCGCCTGCTCTTCGCGCGTAACGGATACTTCGCGACGAAGATCGAGGACATCGCCGCGGAAGCGCGGGTCGCGCCGGCCACGGTGTACGCGGTGACCGGCGGCAAGCAGGGGCTGATCCGCACACTGGTCGACCTGTGGAGCCAGGCGCCGATCGTGGCGCAGACCCTCTCCCGGCACGAGACGATCACCGATCCGGACGAGATCCTGCGGGACACGGCGGCCACGGTCCGGGCGATGCGTGAGACGTACGGCGACATCATGCGACTGATGCTCACGACCGCGCCACACCACGCCGAGGTGGCCGAGGGCCTGCGGGTGGCCACGAAACGCTACCGGGACGCCATCGAAGTCGTCGCCGTCCGGCTCCACGAGGTCGGCGGCCTACGTCCCGGCATGGACGTCGCGGAGGCGACCGACATCCTCTGGTTCTACTTCGGCTACTCCGGCTACTTCACCCTGCTCGACGACAACGGCTGGACCTACGAGCAGTCGGAACGCTGGCTGGTCGCTCAGGCCACCGCGGCTCTTCGCTGA
- a CDS encoding TetR/AcrR family transcriptional regulator, with protein MTRDDRSTGSRERILAAAAAMLAEDVTATLSVRAVAARAGVSTGSLRFHFPTQRALQDAVLARIYDHMFPDDPIHDRSLPARDRLVNCLRQILAPAGVGKQAREAWGETYQRFIAPEPTEEVRTAYLALERAGWRRVEYWLTVLADEGALPRDDHARRVRFLLTVLSGLSVERALPAEDSILRSETETLYTAVDCVLTAPDT; from the coding sequence ATGACACGGGACGACCGGAGCACCGGCTCACGGGAACGGATCCTCGCGGCTGCGGCGGCGATGCTCGCGGAGGATGTGACGGCGACGCTGAGCGTGCGTGCGGTGGCGGCGCGGGCCGGGGTGAGCACGGGCTCGCTCAGGTTCCACTTTCCGACCCAGCGCGCACTGCAGGACGCCGTGCTCGCCAGAATCTACGACCACATGTTCCCGGATGACCCGATCCACGACCGATCGCTACCCGCCCGGGATCGACTGGTCAACTGTCTCCGGCAGATCCTCGCCCCGGCCGGCGTCGGGAAGCAGGCGCGTGAGGCGTGGGGCGAGACGTACCAGAGGTTCATCGCACCCGAACCGACCGAGGAGGTGCGCACGGCGTATCTCGCCCTGGAGCGGGCAGGGTGGCGCCGTGTCGAGTACTGGCTGACGGTTCTCGCAGACGAAGGCGCGCTCCCCAGGGACGACCACGCACGCCGGGTGAGGTTCTTGCTCACCGTCCTCAGTGGCCTCTCCGTCGAACGAGCCCTGCCCGCCGAGGACTCGATCCTGAGGTCCGAAACCGAAACCCTCTACACGGCCGTGGACTGCGTCCTCACCGCCCCAGACACATGA
- a CDS encoding CPBP family intramembrane glutamic endopeptidase, translating to MTTMNKPTSLLTQGEPRNGPSVPTGVEYHRVLAGDKRRIGRGILAIILLLAGIVIFPNAIGRATALIDVRMGNTPPILGGTDYTPLYHASSMLSLGLLIPWSMLIQRWLYGVPGASLHSVTSRFRFDLLGKSLLIFGPAWLVVNALGALTPVEESPWSQTDLVAIFIATMLLTPLQSAGEEYGVRGLIFRVIGSWTRSPRAGLVAGVLVSSVLFTAVHGATDPYIIVWYFTLWTGLAIITWRTGGLEIPIMLHAVLNTFSFILALALRVDFGTALQDRSAGVGTPYQLVPAATVVVITAIIWWRTRTTGPALTAGRSQAPRHTRS from the coding sequence ATGACCACGATGAACAAGCCGACCTCGCTGCTCACTCAGGGCGAGCCCCGCAATGGGCCGTCAGTTCCCACCGGGGTCGAGTACCACCGGGTACTCGCAGGTGACAAACGCCGGATCGGCCGCGGCATTCTCGCCATCATCCTCCTGCTGGCAGGGATCGTCATCTTCCCGAACGCCATCGGCAGGGCCACCGCACTCATCGACGTACGGATGGGAAACACCCCGCCGATCCTGGGCGGCACCGACTACACACCGCTCTACCACGCCAGTTCGATGCTCTCCCTCGGCCTGCTCATTCCGTGGAGCATGCTCATCCAGCGGTGGCTCTACGGCGTGCCCGGCGCGTCCCTGCACTCCGTGACGTCGCGGTTCCGCTTCGACCTGCTCGGCAAATCGCTCCTCATCTTCGGCCCCGCCTGGCTGGTGGTCAACGCCCTCGGAGCCCTCACGCCCGTCGAGGAGTCCCCCTGGTCACAGACCGACCTCGTCGCCATCTTCATCGCCACGATGCTCCTCACCCCACTCCAGTCGGCGGGCGAGGAATACGGCGTGCGTGGGCTGATCTTCCGCGTGATCGGCAGCTGGACCCGCAGCCCACGGGCGGGACTGGTCGCCGGGGTGCTGGTCTCGAGCGTGCTGTTCACGGCCGTGCACGGCGCAACGGACCCGTACATCATCGTCTGGTACTTCACGCTCTGGACCGGACTGGCCATCATCACCTGGCGCACCGGCGGACTGGAGATCCCCATCATGCTCCACGCCGTACTCAACACCTTCAGCTTCATCCTGGCCCTCGCCCTACGGGTAGACTTCGGCACCGCACTGCAGGACCGCTCAGCCGGAGTCGGCACGCCGTACCAGCTCGTCCCCGCCGCCACTGTCGTCGTCATCACCGCGATCATCTGGTGGCGCACCCGAACGACGGGGCCAGCCCTTACCGCGGGCCGTAGTCAGGCACCACGTCACACGCGGTCGTGA
- a CDS encoding alpha/beta hydrolase, which yields MLILSAACTGAPNSAESEPRPSTAGLEAYYGQKLSFGSCAGYGTTPGEKKQYVEPFECARLTVPLDYQKPKGRTIQVAVLRLPAQAAVGQRIGSLVLNPGGPGGSGMTQATTFSAAHAKSPLLRRFDVVGFDPRGVGSSTPAISCFTDAERDRGEDQTTLLASSGQWSEEDTRRLAERCAKGSGGTEILSAVGTRNVARDMDVLRSALGDEKLTFAGQSYGTRLGAVYAEMFGRNVRAMVLDGVTDPTLQNPQRRLTQQAGFQQNFEKLAASCAASRDCPLGADPARATEVFQQLVQPLIDKPVPAGKGRTLNFNQATGGVTAALYYPETWPTLIKGLAQLKQGDGAQILKIGDVFGGRDASGVWTNFLEANLAVNCNDEMRRTPEEEARLRADIVRTSPFVATGRTVEGVTRDACESWPGEPSLGIPYAQDVKGVPTSLVISVTGDPATPYAAGKVLADEIGGTVLTVEGARHTVAQEAVNPCVNAAFAAYLIDLKVPAQDRRCRL from the coding sequence GTGCTCATTCTGTCGGCCGCCTGCACCGGCGCCCCGAACTCCGCGGAGTCCGAGCCGCGGCCGTCCACCGCCGGGCTGGAGGCCTACTACGGGCAGAAGCTGTCGTTCGGCTCGTGCGCGGGCTACGGCACCACGCCGGGGGAGAAGAAGCAGTATGTCGAGCCCTTCGAGTGCGCGCGGCTGACGGTGCCGCTGGACTACCAGAAGCCGAAGGGCAGGACCATCCAGGTCGCGGTGCTCCGGCTCCCCGCCCAGGCGGCTGTCGGGCAACGCATCGGGTCGCTGGTGCTCAACCCGGGCGGCCCGGGCGGTTCCGGCATGACCCAGGCGACGACCTTCAGCGCCGCGCACGCGAAGAGCCCACTGCTGCGACGATTCGACGTGGTGGGATTCGATCCCCGCGGGGTCGGCTCGTCGACGCCCGCGATCAGCTGCTTCACCGACGCCGAACGCGATCGCGGCGAGGACCAGACGACCCTGCTGGCGTCCTCGGGGCAGTGGAGCGAGGAGGACACCCGGCGCCTGGCGGAGCGCTGCGCGAAGGGCTCGGGCGGGACGGAGATCCTGTCCGCGGTCGGCACCCGCAACGTCGCCCGGGACATGGACGTCCTGCGGTCGGCCCTGGGCGACGAGAAACTCACATTCGCCGGGCAGAGCTACGGCACCCGACTCGGCGCGGTCTACGCCGAGATGTTCGGCAGGAACGTACGGGCGATGGTGCTGGACGGCGTGACGGACCCCACCCTGCAGAACCCGCAGCGGCGGCTCACCCAGCAGGCCGGCTTCCAACAGAACTTTGAGAAGCTGGCGGCCTCCTGCGCCGCAAGCAGGGACTGCCCCCTGGGCGCCGACCCTGCCCGGGCGACGGAGGTATTCCAGCAGCTGGTCCAGCCACTGATCGACAAGCCCGTTCCCGCCGGGAAGGGGCGCACGCTCAACTTCAACCAGGCCACCGGCGGCGTCACCGCCGCCCTCTACTACCCCGAGACCTGGCCCACGCTCATCAAGGGCCTCGCCCAGCTCAAGCAGGGCGACGGAGCGCAGATCCTGAAGATCGGCGACGTCTTCGGTGGTCGGGACGCCTCCGGCGTGTGGACCAACTTCCTCGAGGCCAACCTCGCCGTCAACTGCAACGACGAGATGCGCCGCACACCCGAGGAGGAAGCCCGGCTGCGCGCCGACATCGTCAGGACCAGCCCGTTCGTCGCCACCGGCAGGACCGTCGAGGGTGTCACCCGGGACGCGTGCGAGTCCTGGCCGGGCGAGCCCAGCCTCGGCATCCCCTACGCGCAGGACGTCAAGGGCGTGCCCACGAGCCTGGTCATCTCCGTCACCGGCGACCCGGCCACCCCGTACGCCGCGGGCAAGGTGCTGGCCGACGAGATCGGTGGCACGGTGCTCACCGTCGAGGGTGCGCGGCACACGGTCGCCCAGGAGGCGGTCAACCCCTGTGTCAACGCCGCCTTCGCCGCCTACCTGATCGACCTGAAGGTCCCTGCGCAGGACCGACGCTGCCGGCTCTGA
- a CDS encoding DUF3159 domain-containing protein, whose protein sequence is MLNEVKPDGLPERHHGPTRPDASAQSAVLQQMGGVAGFVYSTVPVIVFVTAHAFLPLPVAIGVAVAAGFALFIVRLLRGERLVSAVGSLLGVAVAAGIVAWTGSARDFFVIGIWASLAGFVVTFGSVLARRPLTGVIWNALHGGKHPWRSDRAVRVAHDLATLAAAAVFGSRFVVQQWLYLTDSTGGLGVARIVMGTPLTVLAALVVVWSFRRSTRRLTAADR, encoded by the coding sequence ATGCTGAACGAGGTCAAACCAGACGGGCTGCCGGAGCGGCACCACGGCCCCACCCGGCCCGACGCCAGTGCCCAGTCCGCCGTGCTGCAGCAGATGGGCGGCGTCGCCGGGTTCGTCTACTCGACGGTTCCGGTGATCGTGTTCGTGACGGCGCATGCGTTCCTGCCGCTGCCGGTGGCTATCGGGGTCGCGGTCGCCGCCGGGTTCGCGTTGTTCATCGTTCGGCTGCTGCGCGGCGAGCGTCTGGTGTCCGCGGTCGGCAGCCTGCTCGGCGTGGCGGTGGCCGCCGGGATCGTCGCGTGGACCGGCTCCGCGCGGGACTTCTTCGTGATCGGGATCTGGGCCTCGCTGGCCGGGTTCGTCGTCACGTTCGGGTCGGTGCTGGCTCGCCGGCCGCTGACCGGTGTCATCTGGAACGCCCTGCACGGCGGGAAGCACCCATGGCGGTCCGACCGGGCCGTACGGGTGGCACACGATCTCGCGACCCTCGCCGCGGCGGCGGTGTTCGGTTCGCGGTTCGTGGTGCAGCAGTGGCTCTATCTGACCGACAGCACCGGTGGGCTGGGCGTCGCCCGGATCGTCATGGGCACGCCGCTCACCGTGCTCGCCGCGCTGGTCGTCGTGTGGAGCTTCCGGCGCAGCACCAGACGCCTCACCGCGGCCGACAGATGA